Proteins encoded in a region of the Dethiosulfovibrio russensis genome:
- a CDS encoding ABC transporter ATP-binding protein yields the protein MALLEVRNLKTYFDTDAGTVKAVDGVSFSIEPGKTLGIVGESGCGKSVTSLSIMGLLPKPVGRVAGGEIVMNGVDLLNLSEPEMRKIRGNDISMIFQEPMTSLNPVYTIGEQIMEPLRLHQKMDDRQAKKRAVEMLDLVGIPSPDQRVDEYPHQLSGGMRQRAMIAMALACNPALLIADEPTTALDVTVQAQILDLMNDLREKLNSAIMFITHDLGVIAQMAQRVVVMYAGKVVEEADVVPLYKDPLHPYTQGLLRSIPRMDCDKERLDVIPGVVPNPLDFPEGCKFHNRCDKCIDRCSVEEPPIYRLKGDRKVRCWLYEDHPDREGVEE from the coding sequence ATGGCATTGTTGGAAGTCAGAAACCTTAAGACCTATTTCGACACCGACGCCGGAACGGTCAAGGCCGTGGACGGTGTTTCCTTCTCCATCGAGCCCGGCAAGACCCTGGGCATAGTCGGTGAATCGGGATGTGGCAAGTCTGTGACCTCTCTGTCCATAATGGGACTTCTGCCCAAGCCGGTCGGTCGAGTGGCCGGAGGAGAGATCGTCATGAACGGAGTCGACCTGTTGAACCTCTCCGAGCCGGAGATGAGGAAGATCCGAGGCAACGATATCTCCATGATATTTCAGGAGCCCATGACGAGTTTGAACCCGGTGTACACCATAGGGGAGCAGATCATGGAGCCTCTGAGGCTTCATCAGAAGATGGACGATCGGCAGGCCAAAAAGAGGGCCGTCGAGATGTTGGACCTGGTCGGGATACCTTCTCCGGATCAGAGGGTGGACGAATACCCTCACCAGCTTTCCGGAGGGATGAGGCAGAGGGCCATGATAGCCATGGCCTTGGCCTGTAACCCTGCTCTGCTGATAGCGGACGAGCCCACCACGGCTTTGGACGTGACGGTACAGGCTCAGATACTGGATCTCATGAACGATCTGAGGGAGAAGCTGAACTCGGCCATAATGTTCATAACCCACGATCTGGGAGTCATAGCCCAGATGGCCCAGAGGGTGGTGGTGATGTACGCCGGTAAGGTCGTGGAGGAGGCCGACGTGGTTCCCCTCTACAAGGACCCCCTTCATCCCTATACCCAGGGGCTTCTTCGGTCCATACCGAGGATGGACTGCGACAAGGAAAGATTGGACGTCATTCCCGGGGTGGTGCCGAACCCGTTGGACTTCCCGGAGGGTTGTAAGTTCCACAATCGCTGCGATAAGTGCATAGATCGATGCAGCGTCGAGGAGCCTCCCATATACAGGCTCAAGGGCGACCGCAAGGTACGTTGTTGGCTGTACGAGGATCATCCCGACAGAGAGGGGGTCGAGGAATGA
- a CDS encoding ABC transporter permease produces the protein MNKKDKAVDTAKNRKHGSLWYEAWVRFRRNKLAMLGLIMVLFLLAVALFAPQIAPYDPFKQLIWTEGKAAKLAAPTASHLMGTDLYGRDILSRVVFGARISLQIGVFATLVSLMIGIPLGALAGYFGGWVDDAISWLINVVFAFPFFLFVLAIIAVFNNPSMMVVFVAIGLVSWVPVARITRAQFISLREREYVEAAKALGIPTWRIIFSHILPNALAPVIVQATLGLGSIIMVEAGLAFLGFGAQPPTPSWGLMISVGQKYLATGQWWWAIFPGLAIMYTVLAFNFVGDGLRDALDVRLKR, from the coding sequence TTGAATAAAAAGGATAAAGCGGTCGATACCGCAAAGAACCGCAAGCACGGCAGTCTCTGGTATGAGGCATGGGTGCGTTTTCGAAGGAATAAATTGGCCATGTTGGGGCTTATCATGGTCCTCTTTCTCCTGGCCGTGGCTCTTTTCGCTCCTCAGATAGCTCCCTACGATCCCTTTAAACAGCTTATATGGACCGAGGGAAAGGCGGCCAAGCTAGCCGCCCCTACTGCTAGTCATCTCATGGGTACCGATCTCTACGGAAGGGATATCCTCAGCAGGGTCGTATTCGGGGCCCGTATCTCCCTACAGATAGGGGTTTTCGCCACGTTGGTGTCCCTCATGATAGGCATCCCTCTGGGGGCCCTGGCCGGTTATTTTGGAGGCTGGGTCGACGATGCCATATCGTGGTTGATAAACGTGGTATTCGCCTTTCCCTTCTTTCTCTTCGTTCTGGCTATAATCGCCGTGTTCAACAATCCCAGCATGATGGTCGTATTCGTCGCCATCGGTCTGGTCTCCTGGGTTCCGGTCGCTAGGATCACCAGGGCCCAGTTCATATCCCTCAGGGAGAGGGAGTACGTAGAGGCGGCTAAAGCGCTCGGTATACCGACCTGGAGGATCATCTTTTCCCACATTCTTCCCAACGCGCTGGCTCCGGTCATAGTTCAGGCGACCCTGGGGCTGGGCAGCATCATAATGGTGGAGGCGGGGCTTGCCTTTCTCGGTTTCGGAGCTCAGCCTCCCACTCCGAGCTGGGGGCTGATGATCTCGGTGGGGCAGAAGTACCTGGCTACCGGTCAATGGTGGTGGGCGATCTTCCCCGGTCTGGCCATAATGTACACTGTTTTGGCCTTTAACTTCGTCGGAGACGGCCTGAGGGACGCTCTGGACGTTCGGCTCAAGAGATAG
- a CDS encoding ABC transporter permease, protein MFTYIMRRILYTIPVVWGVVTAVFILINVVPGDPAMIMMGQRGDPETLAKIRHDLGLDLPLHKQYINFISQLIKGDLGTSYRTNEKVADAIKDRLGATARLAMWALLLGTVIGVGAGILSAVKQYSVFDYSAMIIAIAGVSAPVFWVGLLLLLVFAYGLGWLPGAGYGDGSWRYLILPVITLGVRPGALTARLTRSCMLEVLNQDYIRTAKAKGLAGNVVVMKHALKNAMIPVVTIVGTQIASLLSGAVLTETIFAWPGIGRLSVEALIARDFPMIRGTVIFMALIFLVANLIVDISYGFFDPRIRYD, encoded by the coding sequence ATGTTTACTTATATAATGAGGCGAATTTTATACACTATTCCCGTGGTTTGGGGAGTCGTTACGGCCGTTTTCATCTTGATCAACGTAGTTCCCGGAGACCCGGCCATGATTATGATGGGTCAAAGAGGAGATCCCGAGACCTTAGCCAAGATCCGTCACGATCTGGGGTTGGATCTGCCCCTTCATAAACAATACATAAACTTCATTAGTCAGCTGATTAAGGGGGACCTGGGGACATCCTACAGGACCAACGAGAAGGTGGCAGATGCCATCAAGGATCGTTTAGGAGCGACGGCACGGCTCGCCATGTGGGCATTGTTGCTCGGTACGGTGATAGGAGTCGGTGCCGGGATTCTCTCGGCGGTCAAGCAATACTCGGTGTTCGACTATTCGGCCATGATAATAGCTATCGCAGGGGTGAGTGCCCCTGTCTTCTGGGTCGGGCTTCTGCTTCTTCTGGTCTTTGCCTATGGTCTGGGATGGTTGCCCGGAGCGGGATACGGCGACGGATCGTGGCGCTATCTCATACTGCCTGTGATTACCTTGGGAGTGAGACCGGGGGCTTTGACCGCCCGTCTTACCAGGTCCTGTATGCTCGAGGTCTTGAACCAGGACTATATAAGGACCGCCAAAGCCAAGGGATTGGCGGGAAATGTCGTGGTGATGAAGCATGCCCTCAAAAACGCAATGATACCTGTGGTCACCATAGTGGGGACTCAGATAGCCTCGTTGCTTTCCGGCGCGGTTCTCACCGAGACGATATTCGCCTGGCCCGGAATAGGTCGTCTCTCGGTGGAGGCTCTCATAGCCAGGGATTTCCCCATGATAAGGGGGACGGTCATCTTTATGGCGCTGATTTTCCTCGTCGCCAACCTGATCGTCGATATCTCCTACGGCTTCTTCGATCCCAGGATCCGTTACGATTAA
- a CDS encoding ABC transporter substrate-binding protein: MKRTFALVLLGILIVTILSTTVSADPKNGGILRWRIINDPPSLDPVTSNITTATRGTNLYLETLVKTSPSGKEILPCLAENWEVDDDSRVWTFHLRKGVLFHDNVLGEPTLNGGREMTAEDVKYSFERLVKMKSARVFFADKIKGYQELNDGKVSEWAGVEVLDDYTVRFTLDEPFAPFLAVLTYPSFGVIPREDAEKWGKNFTFHPVGTGPFVLQEWKHDSVASFRKSPNYWGQDDRGVKLPYLDGVDLMVIPDNGVAYLEFKKGNIDVLPDIPDEYYQELKDGFGPSFQERPGLNTYYYGMSQSGKPFMDNLKLRQALNYGVNREGINELVLNGRYQPAKGVLPPGMPGYNDDLNGYEYDPEKAKQLLSEAGYEKGLELTLYFNNNPRHRSIAEAMQAQLGELGIKIRLSSSEVGAHYDAVRRGDFKFFRAGWAGDYADPDNFLYTLFCSDNFGPKGNYCRYKNDDVDRWLKEARRETDPDKRWELYGKAEQQIVDDAVWMFLFYQTTSLVTRPDVQGVELAFLGDYMTELTEVWLDR, encoded by the coding sequence ATGAAAAGAACCTTTGCGCTGGTATTACTGGGCATCCTTATCGTAACTATCCTGTCTACCACGGTATCGGCGGATCCTAAAAACGGGGGAATCCTCAGATGGAGGATAATAAACGACCCACCGTCGCTCGACCCGGTTACATCCAACATAACCACAGCCACGAGGGGAACCAATCTCTATCTAGAGACACTGGTCAAGACGAGTCCTTCCGGCAAGGAGATACTCCCCTGCCTCGCCGAAAACTGGGAGGTCGACGACGACTCCAGGGTATGGACCTTCCATCTCAGAAAGGGAGTGCTCTTTCACGATAACGTACTGGGAGAACCTACTCTCAACGGAGGCAGAGAGATGACCGCCGAGGACGTAAAATATTCCTTCGAGCGTTTGGTAAAGATGAAATCCGCCAGGGTCTTCTTCGCAGACAAGATAAAGGGCTACCAGGAGCTCAACGATGGCAAGGTCTCCGAGTGGGCCGGAGTTGAAGTCCTGGATGATTACACCGTTCGGTTTACGCTGGACGAGCCTTTCGCGCCGTTTCTGGCGGTACTGACCTATCCGTCCTTCGGGGTGATTCCCCGAGAGGACGCCGAAAAATGGGGCAAGAATTTCACGTTTCATCCCGTAGGGACCGGCCCCTTCGTCCTCCAGGAATGGAAACACGACAGCGTCGCCTCTTTCCGCAAAAGCCCGAATTACTGGGGCCAGGACGATAGGGGAGTGAAGCTGCCATACCTGGACGGAGTCGATCTTATGGTCATACCGGACAACGGCGTGGCCTATCTGGAGTTCAAAAAGGGCAATATAGACGTCCTTCCGGACATACCGGACGAGTACTATCAGGAACTCAAGGACGGCTTCGGCCCATCCTTCCAGGAGCGCCCGGGACTCAACACCTATTACTACGGCATGAGCCAGTCTGGCAAGCCGTTCATGGACAACCTCAAACTCCGTCAGGCACTCAACTACGGGGTAAACAGAGAGGGCATAAACGAGCTGGTCCTCAACGGCAGATACCAACCGGCCAAAGGAGTGCTGCCTCCTGGAATGCCGGGCTACAACGACGATCTGAATGGCTACGAGTACGATCCGGAAAAGGCTAAACAACTCCTCTCGGAGGCAGGCTATGAGAAAGGCCTGGAGCTTACACTGTACTTCAACAACAACCCCAGACACCGCTCCATAGCGGAGGCCATGCAGGCCCAACTCGGAGAGCTGGGAATAAAGATCCGGCTATCCTCCTCCGAGGTAGGGGCCCATTACGACGCGGTTCGGCGAGGAGATTTCAAGTTCTTCCGGGCCGGCTGGGCCGGGGACTACGCCGATCCGGACAACTTCCTCTACACCCTGTTCTGCTCCGACAACTTCGGCCCCAAGGGCAACTACTGCCGATATAAAAACGACGACGTCGACCGCTGGCTGAAAGAGGCCAGAAGAGAGACCGACCCCGACAAACGTTGGGAGCTCTACGGAAAGGCGGAGCAGCAAATAGTGGACGATGCGGTCTGGATGTTCCTCTTCTACCAGACCACCAGCCTTGTCACCCGCCCCGACGTCCAGGGGGTAGAGCTGGCATTTTTGGGAGATTACATGACCGAACTGACCGAGGTCTGGCTGGACAGATAA
- a CDS encoding S9 family peptidase, with translation MKRENMSPEDLLEFRFLSGPSISPDGRAICYSVHKADLEKNRYDSRLWLHILDSGENRPLTGSGREKCFCWNNDGEEIVFASDRKDPEKGTTDLYAIAPGGGEAQPIGSLPFAISSIVHLEGNRYLLSGEDPRKSEKLAEADYMVFEQVPFCSNGKGYTAQKRTALYIYERGGKARKLTPDTLDVDRYRLSPDKTKVLITGPDFTDVRPIRSGLRELDLKTGEIDELIPDGSFACKCADYLDGVVVLTGSKLDRHGINENVTFHVLKDGVPREIIPGLDRGLRNSVGCDCRYGTSDLNLAFFVDGGKIWFVSTDGIESHLHSLDLSGKIVQETEKISSVDDYHVSGGKAAVIGLKGLALQELYIVESGEERRVSGFNGWTTSERNLSVPESLASRSDPGYPIDGWIMKPTDYREGERYPAIIHIHGGPKTAFGEVYFHEMQLWAARGYVVAFCNPRGSDGKGNDFDDIRGKYGTVDYDDIMAFTDEVGKLPFVDEDRMGVTGGSYGGYMTNWIIGHTDRFKAAVSQRSISNWISKAGISDIGYYFVPDQQDADIWDDVEKLWWHSPLKYADRATTPTLFIHSDEDYRCELSQGLQMFTALKRHGVDSKICVFKGENHELSRGGKPRERLARLEEISRWFDRYLKD, from the coding sequence GTGAAAAGGGAAAACATGTCGCCCGAGGACCTGCTGGAGTTTCGCTTTCTCTCCGGTCCGTCCATCTCTCCCGACGGAAGAGCTATCTGCTACTCGGTCCATAAGGCGGACCTGGAGAAAAACCGCTACGATTCGAGACTGTGGCTCCATATCCTGGACTCCGGGGAAAACCGCCCTCTGACGGGATCCGGGAGGGAAAAGTGTTTTTGCTGGAACAACGACGGCGAGGAGATCGTCTTCGCCAGCGACAGGAAAGACCCAGAAAAGGGAACCACCGACCTGTACGCCATAGCTCCAGGGGGAGGGGAAGCTCAGCCTATCGGATCCCTGCCGTTCGCGATCTCGTCCATCGTCCACCTTGAAGGGAACCGCTATCTCCTGTCGGGAGAGGATCCCAGGAAATCGGAAAAGCTGGCGGAAGCGGACTACATGGTCTTCGAGCAGGTGCCTTTCTGCTCCAACGGCAAGGGGTACACCGCCCAGAAGAGAACGGCTCTGTACATCTACGAAAGGGGTGGCAAAGCCAGAAAGCTGACTCCCGACACGCTGGACGTGGATCGCTACAGGCTCTCACCGGACAAGACCAAGGTTCTGATAACCGGCCCGGACTTCACCGACGTAAGGCCTATCAGGAGCGGCCTCAGGGAGCTAGACCTGAAAACGGGGGAGATCGACGAGCTTATCCCCGACGGATCCTTCGCCTGCAAGTGCGCCGACTATCTGGACGGAGTCGTGGTGCTCACGGGGTCAAAACTCGACAGACACGGCATAAACGAAAACGTCACCTTCCACGTGCTCAAAGACGGCGTCCCGAGAGAGATCATACCCGGACTCGACAGAGGACTCAGAAACTCCGTAGGCTGCGACTGCCGTTACGGAACCTCCGATCTCAACCTGGCCTTCTTCGTGGACGGCGGCAAGATCTGGTTCGTCTCCACCGACGGAATCGAGTCGCATCTGCACTCTCTGGACCTGTCGGGAAAGATCGTTCAGGAAACCGAAAAGATCTCCTCCGTGGACGATTACCATGTAAGTGGCGGGAAGGCCGCCGTGATCGGATTAAAGGGGCTCGCCCTCCAGGAGCTCTACATCGTCGAGAGCGGAGAGGAGCGCAGGGTCTCGGGCTTTAACGGATGGACGACGTCCGAGAGGAATCTGTCCGTTCCCGAGTCCTTGGCGAGCCGTTCCGACCCGGGTTACCCCATAGACGGATGGATCATGAAACCCACGGATTACAGGGAAGGAGAGAGGTATCCCGCCATAATCCACATCCACGGGGGCCCCAAGACGGCGTTCGGCGAGGTGTATTTTCACGAGATGCAGCTCTGGGCCGCCAGAGGCTATGTGGTGGCCTTCTGCAACCCCAGGGGAAGCGACGGAAAGGGCAACGACTTCGACGATATCAGGGGTAAATACGGCACGGTGGACTACGACGACATCATGGCCTTCACGGACGAGGTGGGAAAACTGCCCTTCGTGGACGAAGACCGCATGGGGGTTACCGGAGGGTCCTACGGAGGCTATATGACCAACTGGATAATAGGTCATACCGATCGATTCAAGGCCGCGGTATCCCAGAGGAGCATCTCCAACTGGATCTCCAAGGCCGGGATCTCCGACATAGGATATTATTTCGTCCCGGACCAGCAGGACGCCGACATATGGGACGACGTCGAGAAACTCTGGTGGCACTCCCCTTTGAAATACGCGGACCGCGCGACGACGCCTACTTTATTCATCCACTCCGACGAGGACTATCGGTGCGAGCTGTCCCAGGGGCTTCAGATGTTCACCGCCCTTAAGCGCCACGGGGTGGACAGCAAAATATGCGTCTTCAAGGGAGAGAACCACGAGCTAAGTCGAGGGGGGAAACCACGAGAGAGACTGGCCCGTCTGGAGGAGATCTCCCGTTGGTTCGATAGATATCTCAAGGACTAG
- a CDS encoding cyclase family protein: MDLMELYRELKGRTFVDLTHSFCPGIPHYPALHDMERRDLYTVENDGFWVEKMTLVGQWGTHVDSPRHFVPGGRTVDLIDVKEMFLPLVVLDLSRDVSGNPDRCLSREDIIAWEDSYGRVPEGCFFALRTDWSKRWPDCDAMDNKDEKGIAHYPGYSLDSLKFLYEERGVTASGHETADTDCGVDSSNGNMVCEHYVLAQDRYQIELMANLDKVPPTGALIIAAFPKLKDGSGFPARCFAILP, from the coding sequence TGATGGAGCTTTACCGCGAGCTGAAGGGCAGGACTTTCGTCGACCTCACCCACTCCTTTTGTCCCGGAATTCCCCACTATCCCGCTCTTCACGATATGGAGAGGCGAGACCTCTACACGGTGGAAAACGACGGTTTCTGGGTGGAGAAGATGACTTTGGTGGGCCAATGGGGAACCCATGTCGATTCTCCGAGACACTTCGTCCCGGGAGGAAGGACGGTGGATCTGATCGACGTGAAGGAGATGTTTCTGCCTTTGGTCGTTCTGGACCTCTCTCGGGATGTCTCGGGAAATCCGGACAGATGTCTCTCCAGGGAGGATATTATCGCCTGGGAGGACTCCTACGGCAGGGTCCCGGAGGGCTGCTTTTTCGCCCTCAGGACCGACTGGTCCAAACGCTGGCCCGACTGCGATGCCATGGACAACAAGGACGAGAAGGGCATTGCCCATTATCCCGGGTACAGCCTCGATTCCCTCAAGTTCCTCTACGAGGAGAGGGGAGTGACTGCATCGGGACACGAGACCGCCGATACCGACTGCGGCGTCGATTCCTCCAACGGTAATATGGTCTGCGAGCATTACGTTCTGGCCCAGGATCGCTATCAGATAGAGTTGATGGCGAACCTGGATAAGGTGCCGCCTACAGGGGCTTTGATAATAGCGGCTTTCCCGAAGCTCAAGGACGGCTCGGGTTTCCCCGCCCGTTGTTTTGCCATACTTCCCTGA